A section of the Ornithinimicrobium sufpigmenti genome encodes:
- a CDS encoding SDR family oxidoreductase, with protein MPAGTVAVLGATGKTGGAVAAAALHAGLTVRGTTRDPDSADGPAGVHWHGADLLTGDGLVQALAGAEAAYLIVPNVHPAEVEMVEKAARAATEAGVDRVVYHSVADPDDERMAHHLRKGRAETVLRELRPEAVVLRPCAYQQNLLGAALVGRLAVPYRVSAPFSLVDLGDVAEVAVQALSGRLEPGSTHVLGGPEDLTVEDLARTAAGVLGRPVSATAITTAQWRSGPGAGAEGSALTDLLAMFEAYDQTGFTVDPAPLTHLLGRPSTTWAQLLSKETS; from the coding sequence GTGCCTGCAGGGACCGTCGCGGTGCTCGGCGCCACCGGCAAGACCGGTGGCGCCGTCGCCGCGGCGGCCCTGCACGCGGGGCTGACCGTCCGCGGGACCACCCGCGACCCTGACTCTGCCGACGGTCCCGCCGGTGTCCACTGGCACGGCGCGGACCTGCTCACCGGTGACGGCCTGGTCCAGGCACTGGCCGGCGCGGAGGCCGCATACCTGATCGTGCCCAACGTCCACCCCGCAGAGGTGGAGATGGTCGAGAAGGCGGCCCGGGCCGCGACCGAGGCGGGCGTGGACCGGGTCGTCTACCACTCGGTCGCCGACCCGGACGACGAGCGGATGGCCCACCATCTGCGCAAGGGGCGGGCGGAGACCGTCCTGCGGGAGCTGCGGCCCGAGGCCGTGGTCCTGCGCCCGTGCGCCTACCAGCAGAACCTGCTCGGCGCCGCCCTGGTGGGGCGTCTGGCGGTGCCGTACCGGGTGAGCGCTCCGTTCAGCCTCGTCGACCTGGGGGACGTCGCCGAGGTGGCCGTGCAGGCACTGTCCGGCCGCCTCGAGCCCGGCAGCACGCACGTGCTCGGCGGACCCGAGGACCTGACCGTCGAGGACCTGGCCCGGACCGCTGCCGGTGTCCTGGGCCGGCCGGTGTCCGCCACCGCGATCACCACCGCCCAGTGGCGTTCCGGTCCCGGTGCGGGGGCCGAGGGCTCGGCGCTGACGGACCTGCTCGCAATGTTCGAGGCCTACGACCAGACCGGGTTCACCGTGGACCCGGCACCCCTGACCCACCTGCTCGGGCGTCCTTCCACGACCTGGGCCCAGCTGCTGTCGAAGGAGACATCATGA
- a CDS encoding carbamate kinase, protein MRIVIALGGNAMTTSDGRSNPDDQRAAIETAAQHIARLVADGHEVVLTHGNGPQVGNILLKNELSAHQLTPVSLDWCGAQTQGTIGFTLMNALERALSAVGADQPVAALVSRTQVSPDDPAFDRPTKAVGPYNSADHAAAQTALGQTWRDEGAKGWRRLVASPEPQQIVDAPAVTALLAQGFLVVSSGGGGIPVVPDERGGYQGVEAVIDKDLTATLLSRQVEADLLIIATDVEHAVLDWGTPQARPVERVTASQIRTHIEAGEFGEGSMLPKIEAVTRFVEQGGPMAVVTALPRIADAVDGQVGTVIVPG, encoded by the coding sequence ATGAGGATCGTCATCGCCCTCGGGGGCAACGCCATGACCACGTCGGACGGGCGGTCGAACCCGGACGACCAGCGGGCCGCCATCGAGACGGCTGCCCAGCACATCGCCCGGCTCGTGGCGGACGGGCACGAGGTCGTGCTCACCCACGGCAACGGCCCCCAGGTCGGCAACATCCTGCTGAAGAACGAGCTGTCCGCCCACCAGCTCACGCCGGTCAGCCTGGACTGGTGCGGGGCTCAGACCCAGGGCACCATCGGCTTCACCCTGATGAACGCGCTGGAGCGGGCCCTGTCCGCCGTCGGCGCGGACCAGCCCGTGGCGGCCCTCGTCTCCCGCACCCAGGTCTCCCCCGACGACCCGGCCTTCGACCGGCCCACCAAGGCCGTCGGTCCCTACAACAGCGCCGACCACGCGGCCGCCCAGACCGCGCTGGGCCAGACCTGGCGCGACGAGGGCGCCAAGGGCTGGCGCCGGCTCGTCGCCTCCCCGGAGCCCCAGCAGATCGTCGACGCCCCCGCGGTGACCGCGCTGCTCGCCCAGGGCTTCCTCGTCGTCTCCTCCGGCGGCGGCGGCATCCCGGTGGTGCCCGACGAGCGCGGCGGCTACCAGGGCGTCGAGGCGGTCATCGACAAGGACCTCACCGCCACCCTGCTCAGCCGGCAGGTGGAGGCGGACCTGCTCATCATCGCGACCGACGTCGAGCACGCCGTGCTGGACTGGGGCACCCCGCAGGCCCGGCCGGTGGAGCGGGTCACCGCCTCGCAGATCCGCACGCACATCGAGGCCGGTGAGTTCGGCGAGGGATCCATGCTGCCCAAGATCGAGGCCGTCACCCGCTTCGTCGAGCAGGGCGGCCCCATGGCGGTCGTGACCGCGCTCCCCCGCATCGCCGACGCCGTCGACGGTCAGGTCGGCACGGTCATCGTCCCGGGCTGA
- a CDS encoding hydantoinase B/oxoprolinase family protein — MSTTTSPATGRDSTPDAPSVDPILVEIIEGTLASVEQEVETAIGRTSRSPMIRDAHDFRAGIYDWQMRKLTGRSYSALVQPVVRDFPLETMRPGDVFFHNDVYESEGGIGHLPDLCVTVPVFFEGEVVAFVQAFGHHDDIGGATPGSMPSAARSVYEEGLMVPPIKLWDQGVPNRAALRIMTRNSRMPDSLAADLDAECSACLMGAKRITELFGRYGREPIEAAFQAILDKTTETYRREILSKIPDGEYVWEDYAEHDGVDEPKLHTQRITLTKMSTGGPGNGPKLVFDFTGTAPQAKGPINHCGDYADGNFLKKWLAPILRNLADTPERMAELDVNEGIVPLIEMKFPEKGTLLTPIFPAPTNARTFVILRLLGVLAGVVAKAVDGQMPADQETIRYTGVYGKDRDGHDYLMREVLGGGSGGRYYADGEDTIHVVPESRNLPTEFTESRFPFLVERLGLAVDSGGAGRYRGGLGYEKHIRMLKDGNFMSIADRSILACWGVKGGKAGRPFQVTIDPGGPNEREVHALVDSEPVKAGEVIRIRTTGGGGWGDPLDRPVEEVERDLRWGKVSFDGAREDYGVVASGTKDEPAIDTAATEELRASIRAERGEQPFFDRGPGYARLSGGATSADVDWL; from the coding sequence ATGAGCACCACCACCAGCCCGGCCACCGGCCGCGACAGCACACCTGACGCCCCGAGCGTGGATCCCATCCTCGTCGAGATCATCGAGGGCACCCTGGCCTCGGTCGAGCAGGAGGTCGAGACCGCCATCGGCCGCACCTCCCGCAGCCCGATGATCCGCGACGCCCACGACTTCCGCGCCGGCATCTACGACTGGCAGATGCGCAAGCTCACCGGCCGCTCCTACAGCGCCCTCGTGCAGCCGGTCGTGCGGGACTTCCCGCTGGAGACCATGCGCCCCGGCGACGTCTTCTTCCACAACGACGTCTACGAGTCCGAGGGCGGCATCGGCCACCTGCCGGACCTGTGCGTGACCGTGCCCGTCTTCTTCGAGGGCGAGGTCGTCGCCTTCGTGCAGGCCTTCGGCCACCACGACGACATCGGTGGCGCGACCCCGGGCTCCATGCCCTCGGCCGCGCGCAGCGTCTACGAGGAGGGCCTGATGGTCCCCCCGATCAAGCTGTGGGACCAGGGCGTGCCGAACCGTGCCGCGCTGCGCATCATGACCCGCAACTCCCGGATGCCCGACTCCCTGGCCGCCGACCTGGATGCCGAGTGCTCGGCCTGCCTGATGGGCGCCAAGCGCATCACCGAGCTCTTCGGCCGCTACGGCCGCGAGCCGATCGAGGCCGCCTTCCAGGCGATCCTGGACAAGACGACCGAGACCTACCGCCGCGAGATCCTGTCCAAGATCCCGGACGGCGAGTACGTCTGGGAGGACTACGCCGAGCACGACGGCGTGGACGAGCCCAAGCTGCACACCCAGCGGATCACCCTGACGAAGATGAGCACCGGCGGGCCGGGCAACGGCCCCAAGCTCGTCTTCGACTTCACGGGGACGGCCCCGCAGGCCAAGGGCCCGATCAACCACTGCGGTGACTACGCCGACGGCAACTTCCTCAAGAAGTGGCTCGCGCCGATCCTGCGCAACCTGGCCGACACCCCCGAGCGGATGGCCGAGCTGGACGTCAACGAGGGCATCGTCCCGCTGATCGAGATGAAGTTCCCGGAGAAGGGCACCCTGCTCACGCCGATCTTCCCGGCGCCGACCAACGCCCGCACCTTCGTCATCCTGCGCCTGCTGGGCGTGCTGGCCGGTGTGGTCGCCAAGGCGGTGGACGGCCAGATGCCGGCCGACCAGGAGACCATCCGCTACACCGGCGTGTACGGCAAGGACCGCGACGGTCACGACTACCTCATGCGTGAGGTGCTCGGTGGTGGCTCCGGCGGCCGGTACTACGCCGACGGCGAGGACACGATCCACGTCGTGCCGGAGTCGCGCAACCTGCCGACCGAGTTCACCGAGTCCCGCTTCCCCTTCCTGGTGGAGCGTCTGGGCCTGGCCGTCGACTCCGGTGGCGCCGGCCGCTACCGCGGTGGCCTGGGCTACGAGAAGCACATCCGGATGCTCAAGGACGGCAACTTCATGTCGATCGCCGACCGCTCCATCCTGGCCTGCTGGGGCGTCAAGGGCGGCAAGGCCGGTCGTCCCTTCCAGGTCACCATCGACCCGGGCGGCCCGAACGAGCGCGAGGTCCACGCCCTCGTGGACTCCGAGCCGGTCAAGGCCGGCGAGGTCATCCGCATCCGCACCACCGGTGGTGGCGGCTGGGGCGACCCGCTGGACCGCCCGGTCGAGGAGGTGGAGCGCGACCTGCGCTGGGGCAAGGTCTCCTTCGACGGCGCCCGTGAGGACTACGGCGTGGTCGCCTCCGGCACCAAGGACGAGCCGGCGATCGACACCGCCGCCACCGAGGAGCTGCGGGCCAGCATCCGGGCCGAGCGCGGCGAGCAGCCGTTCTTCGACCGTGGCCCCGGTTACGCCAGGCTCTCCGGCGGCGCCACGTCCGCCGACGTCGACTGGCTCTGA
- a CDS encoding SRPBCC family protein: MQITGQNHLSVDPQTAWVAFHDAGVLERSLPGAQSLREVEPGRFAMTVVAGVAAIKGSYDGFATFSQEQEPESFVLSLTGSGGPGTVDADVHVRLSPAEDGGTDLDWTADAVVGGPVGGVGQRMLSGVAKRLATQFFNNIDKDLAAGGSEAAAAGQGGSDGAQDAADGGSGEQAAAQAPALRAAGGAARPALPSPAGVAASAPGQLLPILTGAAVALVGVALGARLRRR, encoded by the coding sequence ATGCAGATCACCGGCCAGAACCACCTGTCCGTCGACCCCCAGACCGCCTGGGTGGCCTTCCACGACGCGGGGGTGCTGGAGCGCTCGCTGCCGGGCGCCCAGAGCCTGCGCGAGGTGGAGCCCGGACGCTTCGCGATGACCGTGGTCGCCGGGGTGGCGGCGATCAAGGGCAGCTACGACGGCTTCGCCACCTTCAGCCAGGAGCAGGAGCCGGAGAGCTTCGTGCTCTCCCTGACCGGCAGCGGCGGGCCGGGCACCGTAGACGCCGACGTGCACGTGCGCCTCTCCCCCGCCGAGGACGGCGGGACCGACCTGGACTGGACGGCCGACGCGGTCGTCGGGGGCCCCGTGGGCGGGGTCGGCCAGCGGATGCTCTCCGGGGTCGCCAAGCGCCTGGCCACGCAGTTCTTCAACAACATCGACAAGGACCTGGCGGCCGGGGGCTCTGAGGCCGCGGCGGCAGGGCAGGGCGGGTCCGACGGTGCCCAGGACGCCGCCGACGGAGGCAGCGGAGAGCAGGCCGCTGCGCAGGCGCCGGCTCTCCGGGCTGCCGGTGGCGCAGCGCGCCCCGCGCTGCCCTCCCCCGCCGGGGTGGCGGCGTCCGCCCCCGGGCAGCTCCTGCCCATCCTGACCGGCGCCGCCGTGGCGCTGGTGGGGGTCGCGCTGGGGGCTCGGCTGCGCCGTCGCTGA
- a CDS encoding hydantoinase/oxoprolinase family protein: MSNTHRRIRIGIDTGGTFTDVVAFDEDAGTITTTKTPSTPSNPADGFINGIDKVLDLLDASGRDITAVSHGTTVATNQLLEGKIEPVGFITTEGYEFVLEIARQSVPDGYGNSYFWVKPDRITPADLVKTVGGRMDFEGNEVRPFDVEGARQVARWFKDRGITTVAVNFLHAYANPTHEQTMRTILQEEHPGVVVSVSSEVLREYREYERSMTTLVDAAVKPKVSAYVTNISERLHSYTQADEDARNTVPFYIMKSNGGVLSADEVVHQPITTVLSGPAAGALGAALIAGKAGFDRVLTCDGGGTSTDVCVALDGEPTLTTEGTVGAYPSKIPMIDVVTVGAGGGSIAWISPEGSLKVGPHSAGADPGPLCYGNGGADGAPTITDAHLLLGRIPAHLLGGEIPLDPQASREGLEKLAEQLDLSVEHAAVGILEISAWNQANALRQVSVKRGLDVREFMLATFGGSGSLLACRLVDILDLAGVIVPLNPGNVSAFGLLTVDVKNDYVQTMVTKHAALDLGALQQAYTELTDRAAHALDVEGFAADQHQYQRSADLRYVGQAFEVRVPVPDGDLDAAAAETVADAFHEAHRALYGYDFRGDDTQPVEWVNLRVTGVGPITRPEVPTIADGDGNPERARTSVRPVCFDAEAGYVDTPVFWRADLRNGDTVEGPAIIEEFGSTIPVHPGFTLKVDPWGNLVITKPDTGDSRALADDVPVIQSVSAQNEESNT, encoded by the coding sequence ATGAGCAACACGCACCGCCGAATCCGGATCGGCATCGACACCGGTGGCACGTTCACCGACGTCGTCGCCTTCGACGAGGACGCCGGCACGATCACCACCACCAAGACCCCCTCCACGCCGAGCAACCCGGCGGACGGATTCATCAACGGCATCGACAAGGTCCTGGATCTGCTCGACGCCTCCGGCCGCGACATCACCGCGGTCTCGCACGGCACCACGGTCGCCACGAACCAGCTGCTCGAGGGCAAGATCGAGCCGGTCGGCTTCATCACCACCGAGGGTTATGAGTTCGTGCTGGAGATCGCCCGCCAGTCCGTCCCGGACGGCTACGGCAACTCCTACTTCTGGGTCAAGCCCGACCGCATCACCCCCGCCGACCTGGTCAAGACCGTCGGCGGCCGGATGGACTTCGAGGGCAACGAGGTCCGCCCGTTCGACGTCGAGGGCGCCCGCCAGGTCGCCCGGTGGTTCAAGGACCGCGGGATCACCACCGTGGCGGTGAACTTCCTGCACGCCTACGCCAACCCCACGCACGAGCAGACGATGCGGACCATCCTCCAGGAGGAGCACCCGGGGGTCGTGGTCTCCGTCTCCAGCGAGGTGCTGCGGGAGTACCGCGAGTACGAGCGCTCGATGACCACGCTGGTGGACGCGGCCGTGAAGCCCAAGGTCAGCGCCTACGTGACCAACATCTCCGAGCGCCTGCACTCTTACACCCAGGCCGACGAGGACGCCCGCAACACCGTCCCGTTCTACATCATGAAGTCCAACGGCGGCGTGCTCTCCGCCGACGAGGTCGTGCACCAGCCCATCACCACCGTGCTCTCCGGGCCGGCCGCCGGCGCCCTGGGCGCCGCGCTCATCGCCGGCAAGGCCGGCTTCGACCGGGTGCTCACCTGTGACGGCGGCGGCACCTCGACCGACGTCTGCGTGGCACTGGACGGCGAGCCGACCCTGACCACCGAGGGCACCGTGGGGGCCTACCCCTCCAAGATCCCGATGATCGACGTGGTCACGGTGGGAGCCGGCGGTGGCTCCATCGCCTGGATCTCCCCCGAGGGATCGCTGAAGGTCGGGCCGCACTCGGCCGGCGCGGACCCGGGCCCGCTGTGCTACGGCAACGGTGGCGCCGACGGCGCCCCCACCATCACCGACGCCCACCTGCTGCTCGGCCGTATCCCGGCCCACCTGCTCGGTGGCGAGATCCCCCTGGACCCCCAGGCCTCCCGCGAGGGTCTGGAGAAGCTCGCCGAGCAGCTCGACCTCAGCGTCGAGCACGCCGCCGTGGGCATCCTGGAGATCAGCGCCTGGAACCAGGCCAACGCCCTGCGGCAGGTCTCGGTCAAACGTGGCCTGGACGTGCGCGAGTTCATGCTGGCCACCTTCGGCGGGTCCGGCTCGCTGCTGGCCTGCCGGCTGGTGGACATCCTGGACCTGGCCGGTGTCATCGTCCCGCTCAACCCGGGCAACGTCTCCGCCTTCGGCCTGCTCACCGTGGACGTCAAGAACGACTACGTGCAGACCATGGTCACCAAGCACGCCGCGCTCGACCTCGGCGCGCTGCAGCAGGCCTACACGGAGCTGACCGACCGGGCGGCGCACGCCCTGGACGTCGAGGGCTTCGCCGCCGACCAGCACCAGTACCAGCGCAGCGCCGACCTGCGGTACGTCGGCCAGGCCTTCGAGGTCCGCGTGCCGGTGCCGGACGGCGACCTGGACGCCGCCGCCGCCGAGACCGTCGCGGACGCCTTCCACGAGGCGCACCGGGCCCTGTACGGCTACGACTTCCGCGGCGACGACACCCAGCCGGTCGAGTGGGTCAACCTGCGCGTCACCGGCGTCGGCCCGATCACCCGCCCCGAGGTGCCGACCATCGCCGACGGCGACGGCAACCCCGAGCGGGCCCGCACCTCCGTCCGCCCGGTCTGCTTCGACGCCGAGGCCGGCTACGTCGACACCCCCGTCTTCTGGCGGGCCGACCTGCGCAATGGCGACACCGTCGAGGGCCCGGCGATCATCGAGGAGTTCGGCTCCACGATCCCGGTCCACCCCGGCTTCACCCTCAAGGTGGACCCCTGGGGCAACCTCGTCATCACCAAGCCGGACACGGGCGACTCCCGTGCGCTGGCCGACGACGTGCCCGTCATCCAGTCCGTCTCCGCGCAGAACGAGGAGAGCAACACATGA
- a CDS encoding 2Fe-2S iron-sulfur cluster-binding protein, whose translation MPYPLRLVVDGQEHTLTVDPRTTLLDLMRDRLGVMSPKKGCDHGQCGACTVLVDGRRLNSCLALAVSHDGAQVTTSDGLAEDGKLSDLHRAFLEQDAFQCGYCTPGQVCSAAAVLQEVADGAPSVVTEDLEGPVELTDAEIRERMSGNLCRCGAYVNIVAAVRQVAEGRR comes from the coding sequence ATGCCGTACCCCCTGCGCCTCGTCGTGGACGGTCAGGAGCACACGCTGACCGTCGACCCGCGCACCACCCTGCTCGACCTGATGCGGGACCGGCTGGGGGTGATGTCGCCGAAGAAGGGCTGCGACCACGGTCAGTGCGGTGCGTGCACGGTGCTGGTGGACGGGCGCCGGCTCAACTCGTGCCTGGCCCTGGCGGTGTCCCACGACGGGGCGCAGGTCACCACCTCGGACGGGCTCGCCGAGGACGGGAAGCTCTCCGACCTGCACCGGGCCTTCCTCGAGCAGGACGCCTTCCAGTGCGGCTACTGCACCCCGGGCCAGGTGTGCTCGGCGGCGGCCGTCCTGCAGGAGGTCGCGGACGGCGCACCGAGCGTGGTCACCGAGGACCTGGAGGGACCGGTCGAGCTGACCGACGCCGAGATCCGGGAGCGGATGAGCGGGAACCTGTGCCGGTGCGGTGCCTACGTCAACATCGTCGCCGCCGTCCGTCAGGTCGCCGAGGGCCGACGATGA
- a CDS encoding FAD binding domain-containing protein, translating into MRALSYERATDPAAALAAHAGAPGAAYLAGGTNLVDHLKLGVAAPELLVDISRLDLADVEDLPGGGLRVGAMVRNSDLAAHPRVRRDYPLVSRALLSGASGQLRNAASTGGNLLQRTRCVYFQDTTTPCNKREPGTGCSAIGGYTRYHAIFGASPDCIATHPSDLAVALAALDARVVVLGHDGERRLPVTELHRLPGGEPHRDTVLEHGDLITAVELPPAPTPSRSTYRKVRDRASYAFALVSVAAVLELDDPREAGGRPLIREARIALGGVAHKPWRAHRAEEVLRGARATPQTLRRAADAELEAAQPVEGNEFKVPMTRGAITTVLAELTGLTGTQSVEEADDE; encoded by the coding sequence ATGAGGGCACTGAGCTACGAGCGGGCCACCGACCCCGCGGCGGCTCTGGCGGCCCACGCCGGCGCGCCGGGTGCGGCCTACCTGGCCGGCGGGACCAACCTCGTCGACCACCTCAAGCTCGGGGTTGCCGCCCCCGAGCTGCTCGTGGACATCAGCCGGCTGGACCTCGCCGACGTCGAGGACCTCCCGGGCGGCGGCCTGCGCGTGGGGGCCATGGTCCGCAACAGCGACCTCGCCGCCCACCCGCGCGTCCGGCGCGACTACCCGCTGGTCTCGCGGGCCCTGCTCTCGGGCGCGTCCGGACAGCTGCGCAACGCCGCGAGCACCGGGGGCAACCTCCTGCAGCGCACCCGCTGCGTCTACTTCCAGGACACCACGACCCCGTGCAACAAGCGCGAGCCCGGCACCGGCTGCTCGGCGATCGGTGGCTACACCCGCTACCACGCGATCTTCGGCGCCTCGCCTGACTGCATCGCCACCCACCCCTCCGACCTGGCCGTCGCCCTGGCCGCCCTGGACGCCCGCGTGGTGGTGCTCGGCCACGACGGCGAGCGCCGCCTGCCCGTCACCGAGCTGCACCGGCTGCCCGGCGGCGAGCCGCACCGGGACACGGTCCTGGAGCACGGCGACCTGATCACCGCGGTCGAGCTCCCACCCGCCCCGACGCCCAGCCGGTCGACCTACCGCAAGGTCCGCGACCGCGCCTCCTACGCCTTCGCGCTGGTCTCGGTCGCGGCCGTCCTGGAGCTGGACGACCCCCGCGAGGCCGGTGGCCGCCCCCTGATCCGGGAGGCCCGGATCGCGCTGGGCGGCGTCGCGCACAAGCCCTGGCGGGCGCACCGGGCCGAGGAGGTGCTGCGCGGAGCCCGGGCCACGCCGCAAACTCTCCGCCGGGCCGCCGACGCGGAGCTGGAGGCGGCGCAGCCGGTGGAGGGCAACGAGTTCAAGGTGCCGATGACCCGGGGCGCGATCACCACCGTGCTGGCAGAGCTGACCGGGCTGACCGGAACCCAGTCCGTCGAGGAGGCCGATGATGAGTGA
- a CDS encoding xanthine dehydrogenase family protein molybdopterin-binding subunit yields the protein MSEQEPQELLEAHAIGTDPVRLEGADKVRGRAPYAYEHPMDDPLFLFPVQAQIARGRVSELDVAAAEKVDGVVHVLTHLNAPPLEDTSDRELAILRDDRVGFRGQYLGAVLAETPEAAREAAGLVEVRYEAEDHDADFRGRPGREEPEDAEDDVDTGDVEAALGQAEVVHEATYTTPMEHNNPMEPHTTTALWEGGTLTLWMSTQGVHPARRKLAPVLGLEPEQVRIISPHVGGGFGSKGVPHADLVLAALAAFAAPGRPVKYAVSRQQMFSITGYRAPTVQHVRLGARADGTLTALSFDAVAMSSRTKDFPEQAAKPARMMYAAPHRRIRQRVVQLDVPVPSWMRAPGDAPGMVGLEIAMDELAVSCGLDPIELRARNDPRTDPDTGLPFNRRRLVDCLREGAERFGWADRDPVPRSRREGGWLVGVGVASATYPANRQPGSDARVAFTGGRYEVEIGAADLGTGTWTTLTQVAADALGVPTDQVRVRIGDTDLPRATVAGGSTGLASWSAAIIDAARTFRDHHGTDPSPGSQAEGTAGKNPASERLALHSFGAHFAQVRVHEATGEVRLDRMLGVFSAGRIVNPRTARSQLIGGITMGVGMALHEKSELDPRFGHVVNHDLAEYHVPVNADIPQIEVSWLHEEDPAAGPLGARGIGEIGIVGSAAAIANATYHATGVRVRDLPLLGDAFLPG from the coding sequence ATGAGTGAGCAGGAGCCGCAGGAGCTGCTCGAGGCCCACGCGATCGGCACCGACCCGGTCCGCCTCGAGGGTGCGGACAAGGTCCGCGGCCGGGCGCCCTACGCCTACGAGCACCCGATGGACGACCCGCTCTTCCTCTTCCCGGTCCAGGCGCAGATCGCCAGGGGGCGCGTCAGCGAGCTGGACGTCGCGGCCGCCGAGAAGGTCGACGGGGTGGTGCACGTGCTCACCCACCTGAACGCGCCACCGCTGGAGGACACCTCCGACCGGGAGCTCGCGATCCTGCGCGACGACCGTGTCGGGTTCCGCGGCCAGTACCTGGGCGCGGTCCTGGCCGAGACACCCGAGGCCGCCCGCGAGGCGGCCGGGCTGGTCGAGGTCCGCTACGAGGCGGAGGACCACGACGCCGACTTCCGTGGCCGTCCGGGGAGGGAGGAGCCCGAGGACGCCGAGGACGACGTCGACACCGGTGACGTCGAGGCGGCGCTCGGGCAGGCCGAGGTGGTCCACGAGGCGACCTACACCACGCCCATGGAGCACAACAACCCCATGGAGCCGCACACCACCACCGCGCTGTGGGAGGGCGGCACCCTCACGCTGTGGATGTCGACCCAGGGTGTGCACCCGGCCCGCCGGAAGCTCGCGCCCGTGCTGGGCCTGGAGCCCGAGCAGGTGCGGATCATCAGCCCGCACGTGGGCGGAGGGTTCGGCTCCAAGGGGGTGCCGCACGCCGACCTGGTCCTCGCCGCGCTGGCCGCCTTCGCCGCCCCCGGGCGGCCGGTGAAGTATGCCGTGTCCCGGCAGCAGATGTTCTCCATCACCGGTTACCGGGCACCGACCGTGCAGCACGTCCGGCTCGGTGCCCGCGCCGACGGCACCCTGACGGCGCTGTCCTTCGACGCGGTCGCGATGTCCAGCCGCACCAAGGACTTCCCCGAGCAGGCGGCTAAGCCGGCGCGGATGATGTATGCCGCCCCTCACCGCCGCATCCGGCAGCGGGTGGTCCAGCTCGACGTCCCGGTGCCGTCATGGATGCGTGCCCCCGGTGATGCGCCCGGCATGGTCGGGCTGGAGATCGCGATGGACGAGCTGGCGGTCTCCTGCGGCCTCGACCCGATCGAGCTGCGGGCGCGCAACGACCCGCGGACCGACCCGGACACCGGCCTGCCGTTCAACCGACGTCGCCTCGTCGACTGCCTGCGCGAGGGGGCGGAGCGGTTCGGCTGGGCCGACCGCGACCCGGTCCCGCGCTCCCGGCGGGAGGGCGGCTGGCTGGTCGGCGTGGGAGTCGCCTCGGCCACCTACCCGGCCAACCGTCAGCCCGGGTCCGACGCCCGGGTGGCGTTCACCGGCGGGCGCTACGAGGTCGAGATCGGGGCCGCCGACCTCGGCACCGGCACGTGGACCACCCTCACGCAGGTCGCGGCGGACGCGCTGGGCGTCCCGACCGACCAGGTCAGGGTGCGGATCGGGGACACCGACCTGCCCAGGGCCACCGTGGCCGGCGGCTCGACCGGGCTGGCCAGCTGGAGCGCCGCGATCATCGACGCCGCCCGGACCTTCCGGGACCATCACGGCACCGACCCCTCCCCGGGATCGCAGGCCGAGGGCACGGCGGGGAAGAACCCGGCCTCCGAGAGGCTGGCGCTGCACTCCTTCGGGGCCCACTTCGCGCAGGTGCGCGTCCACGAGGCCACCGGCGAGGTCCGGCTGGACCGGATGCTCGGGGTGTTCTCCGCGGGTCGCATCGTCAACCCGCGCACCGCCCGCTCCCAGCTCATCGGCGGCATCACGATGGGGGTCGGGATGGCCTTGCACGAGAAGAGCGAGCTGGACCCGCGCTTCGGGCACGTCGTCAACCACGACCTGGCCGAGTACCACGTGCCGGTGAACGCCGACATCCCTCAGATCGAGGTGTCCTGGCTGCACGAGGAGGACCCTGCCGCGGGGCCGCTGGGTGCTCGCGGCATCGGCGAGATCGGGATCGTCGGCTCCGCCGCCGCCATCGCCAACGCCACCTACCACGCCACCGGCGTGCGGGTGCGGGACCTGCCGCTCCTCGGGGACGCCTTCCTGCCGGGCTGA